The segment CCTGTGCGGCGGTCGGGCTGGTGGGTAAGGAGTCGGACCTGTTCCGCTTCACCGTGAAACACAGCCTGATTTTCACCTGCATGGTCGGGGTGATTACCACGCTGCAGGCCTACGTTTTCCCGTGGATGATCCCATGACCGGCGCCGACACGCTCGTAAAGCGCCTGCGCGCTTACATTACCGAACATCAGCTTGAGCCGGGCATGCGCCTGCCCGCCGAGCGGCAGCTCTCTGCCGAGCTGGGGGTGGCGCGATCCTCGCTGCGGGAAGCGATACAGCAGCTGATCAGCAGCGGGATGCTGGTCAGCCGACGCGGTGGCGGCACCTGGATCCGTCAGCAGCTGACGCCCTGGTCGGAACAGCGCATCGTTGAGCCGATTCGTCAGCTGCTGCAGGACGATCCCGACTACCGCTATGACATTCTGGAGGCGCGCCACGCCATCGAGGCCAGCACCGCCTGGCACGCGGCACTGCGCGCCACTGAAGCGGATAAAGAGAAGCTGCAGTACGCGTTTGACGCCACCCTGAAGCTTAAAGAGAGTGACGATCCCGATCTCGCCGCCCAGGCGGATGTCCGCTTCCATCTGGCGATTGCCGAGGCGTCGCACAATGTGGTGCTGCTGCAGACGATGCGGGGCTTTTTTGAACTGCTGCAGTCGTCGGTGATGCAGAGCCGTCAGCGCATGTATACCCAGCCTGCGATTTTCGCCCGCCTCACGGAGCAGCATCAGGCGCTGCTCGATGCCATCCTCGCGGGCGATGCCGATGCGGCCCGCCAGGCGGCGATGCAGCATCTGGGGTTTGTGCACACCACCCTGAAAAGTCTGCATGAGGATGAAGCACGCCAGGCGCGCATCACCCGCCTGCCCGATAACGATACACGTAATCCAGAGGAATCTGACTGATGATTATCTCCGCTGCCAGTGACTATCGCGCTGCCGCGCAACGTATCCTGCCGCCGTTCCTGTTTCACTATCTGGATGGCGGTGCCTATGCCGAGC is part of the Pantoea sp. Ep11b genome and harbors:
- the lldR gene encoding transcriptional regulator LldR codes for the protein MTGADTLVKRLRAYITEHQLEPGMRLPAERQLSAELGVARSSLREAIQQLISSGMLVSRRGGGTWIRQQLTPWSEQRIVEPIRQLLQDDPDYRYDILEARHAIEASTAWHAALRATEADKEKLQYAFDATLKLKESDDPDLAAQADVRFHLAIAEASHNVVLLQTMRGFFELLQSSVMQSRQRMYTQPAIFARLTEQHQALLDAILAGDADAARQAAMQHLGFVHTTLKSLHEDEARQARITRLPDNDTRNPEESD